The following are encoded in a window of Legionella geestiana genomic DNA:
- the glyA gene encoding serine hydroxymethyltransferase: MFDTKHCTIENFDAPLAEAIAAERLRQEEHLELIASENYVSPRVLEAQGSVLTNKYAEGYPGKRYYGGCGHVDTVETLAIMRARQLFGAEYANVQPHSGSQANSAAMLALLEPGDCILGMSLPHGGHLTHGSPVNFSGKLYHAVTYGLDVETGRIDYDALADLALKHRPKMVIAGFSAYSQHLDWQKFREIADSVGAYLMADIAHVAGLVVTGLYPNPVPYADVVTTTTHKTLRGPRGGMILARDSETIGKKLNSAVFPGTQGGPLMHVIAAKAVAFAEALEPAFTDYQKQVILNAKLMAETLMSRGYRIVSGGTTNHLLLLDLTDKNLSGKDADAALGQANITVNKNTVPNDPRSPFVTSGLRLGTPAVTTRGFREPEIRLVSGWIADILDDIHNTACIERVRQQVITLCQSFPVYR, from the coding sequence ATGTTTGATACAAAACATTGTACTATTGAGAATTTTGACGCGCCGCTCGCCGAGGCAATTGCCGCCGAACGCCTGCGACAGGAAGAACACCTCGAGCTGATTGCCTCGGAAAATTACGTCAGCCCACGGGTACTTGAGGCGCAGGGCTCGGTGCTGACCAATAAATATGCCGAAGGGTACCCCGGCAAGCGCTACTATGGCGGGTGCGGGCATGTAGATACCGTTGAAACGCTTGCCATCATGCGCGCGAGACAACTCTTTGGGGCGGAATATGCGAATGTGCAGCCGCATTCCGGTTCCCAGGCGAATTCTGCCGCCATGCTGGCGCTCCTCGAACCCGGAGACTGCATCCTTGGCATGTCGCTGCCCCACGGCGGACATCTTACGCATGGCTCGCCTGTGAATTTCTCTGGAAAACTCTATCATGCTGTCACCTATGGCCTTGATGTAGAGACGGGCCGTATCGACTACGATGCGCTTGCAGACCTCGCACTCAAGCACCGTCCTAAAATGGTGATTGCCGGATTTTCCGCTTATTCGCAGCACCTTGACTGGCAGAAGTTTCGTGAGATTGCCGATTCAGTCGGCGCATACCTGATGGCGGATATTGCTCACGTGGCAGGGCTTGTGGTTACAGGTCTTTATCCTAATCCAGTGCCATATGCTGATGTGGTAACTACGACCACGCATAAAACCCTGCGCGGCCCGCGTGGCGGAATGATTCTCGCGAGAGACAGCGAAACCATCGGCAAAAAACTGAATTCCGCGGTGTTTCCAGGCACACAGGGCGGTCCCCTGATGCATGTGATTGCCGCTAAAGCCGTTGCTTTTGCCGAAGCACTGGAACCGGCCTTTACGGACTATCAAAAGCAGGTCATCCTTAATGCGAAGCTCATGGCTGAAACGTTAATGTCACGTGGGTATCGCATTGTTTCCGGTGGAACCACCAACCACCTGCTGTTGCTTGACCTGACCGATAAAAACCTGAGCGGCAAAGACGCTGACGCAGCTCTTGGGCAGGCCAATATTACTGTCAACAAGAACACGGTTCCAAACGATCCGCGCTCGCCCTTTGTCACAAGCGGCCTGCGCCTTGGAACGCCTGCTGTTACTACTCGAGGTTTCCGTGAACCGGAAATCCGCCTTGTCAGCGGATGGATTGCCGATATTCTTGATGACATTCACAATACTGCCTGTATAGAGCGCGTGCGCCAGCAGGTGATTACGCTTTGTCAGTCCTTTCCGGTGTATCGCTGA
- the nrdR gene encoding transcriptional regulator NrdR → MYCPYCHAEDTRVIDSRLVAEGAQVRRRRECVLCHERFTTFETVEFVMPAVIKRDGRREPFNLDNLRAGMLRALEKRPVSVDALEGAIAAVMQAIRRRGEREIDSRLLGELVMEQLYRLDSVAYVRFASVYKRFKDVSDFRQTLDELKNDSTS, encoded by the coding sequence ATGTATTGTCCATACTGCCATGCGGAGGATACCCGGGTCATTGATTCGCGCCTTGTCGCTGAAGGGGCGCAGGTGCGGCGGCGTCGGGAATGCGTGCTCTGCCACGAGCGGTTTACTACGTTTGAGACGGTTGAGTTTGTCATGCCCGCGGTTATCAAGCGCGATGGCAGGCGAGAGCCGTTTAATCTCGATAATCTGCGCGCCGGCATGCTGCGCGCGCTTGAAAAACGACCGGTCAGTGTTGATGCTCTGGAAGGGGCCATTGCCGCGGTCATGCAGGCAATCAGGCGTCGCGGAGAGCGTGAAATAGATTCTCGTCTGCTGGGGGAGCTCGTGATGGAGCAGCTTTACCGGCTGGACAGTGTGGCATATGTGCGTTTTGCATCGGTTTACAAACGCTTCAAGGATGTGAGTGATTTCCGGCAAACGCTTGATGAGCTGAAGAACGACTCAACTTCGTGA
- the nusB gene encoding transcription antitermination factor NusB translates to MDKEAIRGRRRARRLALQALYQWQLSGTDRHELEAQFRAMNNMARVDADYFSKILQGVINDREGIDEKLTPLLDRALSELTPVERTVLWLGSFELAECPEVPWRVVLDEAIALTREFGTEDGHRYVNGVLHNLAQTLRAIEIRAENG, encoded by the coding sequence GTGGATAAAGAGGCAATTCGCGGCAGACGGCGTGCGCGTCGACTGGCGCTTCAGGCATTGTATCAGTGGCAGTTATCGGGTACCGACCGCCATGAACTGGAGGCACAGTTTCGCGCCATGAACAACATGGCAAGGGTCGATGCCGATTATTTTTCTAAAATCCTGCAGGGTGTCATCAATGACCGTGAAGGCATCGATGAAAAGCTCACCCCCCTGCTGGACAGGGCGCTGTCTGAGTTGACCCCGGTTGAACGCACGGTGCTCTGGCTCGGCAGCTTTGAGCTGGCGGAATGTCCAGAAGTGCCCTGGCGGGTGGTGCTGGATGAAGCCATTGCGCTGACGCGTGAATTCGGTACGGAAGACGGTCACCGCTATGTTAACGGTGTGTTGCATAACCTTGCCCAGACGCTGCGTGCCATAGAGATTCGCGCTGAGAATGGATGA
- the thiL gene encoding thiamine-phosphate kinase: protein MDEFALIETFFKRPFAATDSELILGIGDDGALLKVPPDMELVVCTDTLVEGVHFPPGLDAGMLAERAVRVNVSDLAAMGATPRWASLALTLPALSENWMKTFSQGLCNALTRYGMTLIGGDTTRGPLCITLTVQGLVPSGRALRRSGAASGNVIVVTGMLGAAALAVECLHGLQVPENDRETLMQALLLPEPRVDVAGVLRDFATAAIDVSDGLGADLQHLCRASGVGACLMMQKLPVHPLVQKYASERAMTLALEGGDDYVLCFTVPPAHLEACRDALSQCGVTCYPVGYIEDGAHMRLTDATGTNHPFTPRGYNHFQETA, encoded by the coding sequence ATGGATGAGTTCGCACTGATAGAAACGTTTTTTAAGCGTCCTTTTGCCGCGACTGACAGTGAACTTATCCTCGGTATTGGTGATGATGGCGCGCTCTTAAAAGTGCCGCCTGACATGGAGCTTGTGGTCTGTACGGATACCCTCGTCGAGGGTGTGCATTTTCCCCCGGGACTCGATGCCGGGATGCTTGCTGAGCGTGCGGTTCGGGTCAACGTGAGCGACCTTGCCGCCATGGGGGCTACTCCGCGCTGGGCAAGCCTCGCACTTACGCTGCCTGCACTTTCAGAAAACTGGATGAAGACCTTTTCGCAGGGCCTTTGCAATGCCTTGACCCGCTATGGCATGACTTTAATTGGTGGCGACACCACCCGAGGCCCCCTCTGCATCACGTTGACGGTTCAGGGACTCGTGCCGTCAGGACGTGCTCTCAGGCGCTCCGGTGCAGCATCAGGAAATGTGATTGTCGTGACCGGCATGCTCGGAGCTGCCGCCCTTGCTGTTGAGTGTCTGCATGGGCTTCAGGTACCTGAAAATGACCGCGAAACCCTGATGCAGGCCTTGTTACTGCCAGAGCCGCGAGTTGATGTCGCCGGCGTATTGCGTGATTTTGCGACAGCCGCGATTGATGTTTCAGATGGCCTTGGGGCAGATCTTCAGCACCTCTGTCGTGCAAGCGGGGTTGGGGCATGCCTGATGATGCAGAAGCTGCCTGTGCATCCGCTGGTGCAAAAATACGCAAGCGAGCGCGCCATGACGCTGGCACTAGAGGGCGGTGACGATTACGTTCTCTGTTTTACCGTGCCGCCGGCGCACCTTGAAGCATGCAGGGACGCGCTTTCGCAATGCGGGGTCACCTGTTATCCAGTGGGTTATATTGAGGACGGCGCGCACATGCGACTAACCGATGCGACAGGCACCAACCACCCTTTTACGCCCCGCGGTTATAACCATTTTCAGGAGACAGCATGA
- a CDS encoding phosphatidylglycerophosphatase A family protein produces MNPRLSTRVWQSPSMFLAFGFGSGLSPVAPGTCGTLVAIPLYLMMARLNTLPYLALTLLFFAIGVSVCDRASSMLNVHDHPGIVWDEVVGYLLTMAFAPVGAIWVIAGFILFRLFDIWKPFPIRSIDRHVHGGTGIMLDDVLAALYAAAVLWAATLAL; encoded by the coding sequence ATGAATCCCCGTCTTTCTACCCGCGTCTGGCAAAGTCCTTCAATGTTTCTTGCCTTTGGGTTTGGCAGCGGACTGTCGCCAGTTGCGCCCGGAACCTGCGGCACACTGGTTGCCATTCCGCTCTATCTGATGATGGCCCGGTTAAACACACTCCCTTATCTGGCTTTGACGCTGCTCTTCTTTGCAATAGGCGTAAGTGTCTGCGACAGGGCATCAAGCATGCTGAATGTGCACGACCACCCGGGCATTGTCTGGGATGAAGTAGTGGGTTACCTCCTCACTATGGCGTTCGCGCCAGTGGGAGCCATTTGGGTGATTGCGGGTTTTATTCTCTTTCGCCTCTTTGATATCTGGAAACCCTTCCCCATTCGCAGCATTGACCGTCATGTCCATGGCGGAACAGGGATTATGCTTGACGATGTGCTTGCAGCCCTCTATGCCGCTGCTGTTTTATGGGCAGCCACTCTGGCTCTGTAA
- a CDS encoding AI-2E family transporter, whose product MNDDHKELLSLGLTVGIVAFALFIIHRFIPSMVWASVIGIATYPLYTRWRCWFGRWQTLAAFLFTALITLLLVLPLTWAVGLLVKESQIFVNYLQVINRDGGRAPDFFLHIPGVSNELIEYWNTNIGQPGKVRDLLSNLHVSLAPASYYIKQIGLNLAHRGFQLGFTLLSLFFFFRDGDALFAQVNRIGEYCLGRRWFRYANRLPSALRGTVNGTIAVGMGVGVLMWLCYVLVEFPAPTLVACITALAAMIPFVVPVVFAIVAFLLLASGSLWSGIVVIIWGTVVMFIADHFVKPVLIGGAIQLPFLAVLFGILGGVETLGLLGLFAGPIVMVLFVTLWQELQGEPSSHA is encoded by the coding sequence ATGAATGATGATCACAAAGAGCTCTTAAGCCTTGGCTTGACCGTGGGCATTGTCGCTTTTGCGCTTTTTATTATCCATCGGTTTATCCCGTCCATGGTCTGGGCATCGGTGATTGGAATTGCAACGTATCCGCTCTATACGCGCTGGCGGTGCTGGTTCGGTCGCTGGCAGACGCTGGCGGCCTTCCTTTTTACGGCGCTTATTACCCTGCTCCTGGTGCTGCCACTGACCTGGGCGGTCGGGCTATTAGTGAAAGAATCACAGATTTTTGTGAATTATCTCCAGGTTATCAATCGCGATGGGGGGAGGGCGCCCGATTTTTTCCTGCATATTCCGGGGGTGAGTAACGAACTCATCGAATACTGGAATACCAACATTGGTCAGCCTGGAAAGGTGCGTGATTTGCTGTCTAACCTGCACGTTTCCCTTGCTCCGGCAAGTTATTACATCAAGCAGATTGGTCTTAACCTTGCGCATCGCGGGTTTCAACTTGGATTTACACTGTTAAGCCTGTTCTTTTTCTTCCGTGATGGCGATGCCTTGTTTGCGCAGGTCAACCGCATTGGCGAATACTGCCTTGGTCGACGCTGGTTTCGCTACGCGAACCGCCTGCCTTCCGCACTGCGAGGTACCGTAAACGGGACGATAGCGGTAGGAATGGGGGTTGGGGTGTTAATGTGGCTTTGCTACGTGCTGGTAGAGTTTCCAGCCCCCACGCTTGTCGCCTGCATAACTGCACTTGCCGCGATGATTCCTTTTGTAGTACCAGTCGTGTTTGCCATTGTCGCTTTTCTGCTCCTTGCATCAGGCAGCCTGTGGTCAGGCATTGTGGTCATTATCTGGGGAACAGTAGTGATGTTTATTGCCGATCACTTTGTGAAGCCGGTATTGATTGGAGGCGCCATTCAACTGCCGTTTCTCGCGGTGCTTTTTGGAATTCTCGGAGGGGTTGAAACACTCGGACTTCTCGGCCTTTTCGCAGGCCCCATCGTGATGGTGCTGTTTGTCACGCTCTGGCAGGAATTACAGGGCGAACCTTCCTCACACGCTTGA
- a CDS encoding transporter substrate-binding domain-containing protein, whose product MMHWLKGCICALFMVAFQTQAADEQAVLRIATTFNTPPFVMQGAGERLFGFDVVMMNHLCRQMQRTCRFVMMPFNEMLPAVEQGQVDMAVSAIIITPERAKKVLFSIPYMPSEYRFLALSSKKTLPESPTKPANQRIGLQMGSAYINALKAQGISEKQVVVFSRGDEVINALTQNKIDLAVLDNHSALYWKSISSGIVQPLWKARPIGGGFAIAVRPDAPNLQKRVNDALREFMNSPLFQKEYDKYLMRF is encoded by the coding sequence ATGATGCATTGGTTGAAAGGATGCATTTGCGCCCTGTTCATGGTGGCTTTCCAGACACAGGCGGCCGATGAGCAGGCGGTTTTACGGATTGCCACCACGTTTAACACCCCTCCTTTTGTCATGCAGGGCGCAGGCGAGCGGTTGTTTGGCTTTGACGTGGTCATGATGAACCATCTGTGCCGTCAAATGCAGCGTACGTGTCGTTTTGTCATGATGCCCTTCAACGAGATGCTCCCGGCCGTAGAACAGGGACAGGTGGACATGGCCGTCAGTGCCATAATCATTACCCCGGAACGTGCAAAAAAAGTACTTTTTTCTATTCCCTATATGCCTTCAGAATACCGATTCCTCGCCCTGTCCTCTAAAAAAACCCTTCCAGAAAGCCCAACCAAACCCGCTAATCAGCGCATTGGCCTGCAGATGGGCAGCGCATACATCAACGCACTTAAAGCTCAGGGCATCAGTGAAAAACAAGTCGTTGTTTTCTCTCGAGGCGATGAAGTGATTAACGCACTCACTCAAAATAAAATTGATTTGGCTGTTTTAGACAACCATTCGGCCCTTTACTGGAAAAGCATATCATCAGGCATCGTGCAGCCACTCTGGAAAGCGCGGCCAATCGGTGGCGGTTTTGCCATTGCCGTGCGCCCGGATGCGCCAAATCTGCAAAAGCGCGTTAATGACGCGCTGCGTGAATTCATGAACAGCCCACTGTTTCAAAAAGAATATGACAAGTACCTGATGCGATTTTAA
- the glnE gene encoding bifunctional [glutamate--ammonia ligase]-adenylyl-L-tyrosine phosphorylase/[glutamate--ammonia-ligase] adenylyltransferase, with amino-acid sequence MQEPDAKDALYQKISRAERLLEAHRAHPLWDSAVKLLAVSDYAERQLDVLRQLLQEDRGDCAYKPPAYRQDLQSLSLSTPMSAFAHHLRIFRNRHLLRIALREMAGLADTTASMRDWSDCADALILHALDYCLLQAQNRHGVLRDATGATVQLLPLAMGKLGGQELNYSSDVDLIFFCSAEGVTETACQHVPYFTEALQQFTQLLQQQGPGGFVFRVDLRLRPYGESGPLVTTLAGMEAYYQEQGRDWERYAMVKARALGNDPKPEWLERIVTPFVYRRYVDFGVIESLRAMKMMIAHEVHRNPMLDDIKRGRGGIREFEFIIQSFQLIRGGRNAALQQTGALAALEAIRTAKLLPHTARLKAAYLFLRRLENQLQFQQDRQTHALPKDALMCMRLAFALNIPDGSALLDHLAHAQHVINHVFEAQLLRVEGYEDKGRLIASQMLTVWQGQIETEMAVNLLDSLGFSNAKRCCQLLHAFRHGSRCKRLSQAARLRLDRFMVLLLLKLTGVPATDTLLVLVIRMLEQTVGRSAYLALLTENPRALEELLHWFQQSPFLSELVISHPFLLEVLLELPPPSRPPTRRALKDILKQLLAESRDSEQLENALREFRLKQTVLCARAELSGVWRAESAARFLSDVAEVLVGEVVITACDALMPRYPEIRSLSKRFAVIAYGKLGAREMHYGSDLDLVFLHTVEGEAVSVLTRLAQKILNMLTTRLQNGQLYMVDTRLRPSGASGLLLSTMDAFHIYQCESAWAWEHQALLRARMVVGTSKLRGRWYEIKTQVLRLARNGDMLKEAILSMRTRMHSTSEARDALLDIEFLVQFLVLLNARGDWARVTRTALLLTRLGHDGLLPQETARFLREALSQLHTCLHAEVLKGKPESEALMTPLMTRVKAACEAVYAIVSPKRS; translated from the coding sequence ATGCAAGAACCGGATGCGAAGGATGCGCTTTATCAAAAAATTTCCCGGGCAGAACGCCTTCTTGAAGCACACAGGGCGCATCCGCTGTGGGATTCGGCGGTCAAACTCCTCGCAGTCAGCGATTACGCAGAACGGCAGCTTGACGTTTTACGTCAGCTGCTTCAGGAAGACCGCGGCGATTGCGCTTATAAACCGCCGGCTTACAGGCAGGATTTACAATCCCTGTCGCTAAGCACGCCCATGTCAGCCTTTGCGCACCATTTGCGCATTTTTCGAAACCGCCATTTGTTGCGTATTGCGCTTCGGGAAATGGCGGGGCTCGCTGATACAACGGCGAGCATGCGTGACTGGTCGGATTGTGCAGATGCCTTAATTCTTCATGCGCTGGACTACTGCCTGCTGCAGGCCCAAAACCGCCATGGCGTGTTGCGTGATGCAACCGGTGCCACTGTTCAACTGCTGCCGCTTGCCATGGGAAAATTGGGCGGACAGGAGCTTAACTATTCTTCCGATGTGGATTTAATCTTTTTTTGCAGTGCAGAAGGCGTTACGGAGACAGCGTGTCAGCATGTGCCGTATTTTACAGAAGCCTTGCAACAGTTTACACAGCTGCTGCAGCAGCAAGGCCCTGGTGGATTTGTGTTTCGTGTGGATTTGCGCCTGCGCCCCTATGGAGAAAGCGGGCCACTGGTGACAACCCTTGCCGGGATGGAAGCGTATTACCAGGAGCAGGGGCGTGACTGGGAGCGTTATGCCATGGTCAAGGCGCGCGCGTTGGGTAATGACCCCAAACCCGAGTGGCTTGAACGCATCGTCACCCCCTTTGTCTATCGCAGGTATGTCGATTTTGGCGTGATTGAATCTCTGCGTGCCATGAAGATGATGATAGCGCATGAGGTGCACCGCAATCCAATGCTCGATGACATTAAACGCGGGCGAGGGGGTATTCGTGAATTCGAATTTATCATACAAAGTTTCCAGCTGATTCGCGGCGGGCGAAATGCAGCCCTTCAACAAACCGGAGCGCTTGCAGCACTTGAGGCCATTCGAACCGCGAAGCTCCTGCCGCACACCGCACGCTTGAAAGCCGCCTATCTTTTTTTGCGTCGCCTTGAAAACCAGCTGCAATTCCAGCAAGACCGCCAGACACACGCACTTCCCAAAGATGCCCTTATGTGTATGAGGCTCGCCTTTGCGCTTAATATTCCTGACGGGTCTGCGCTCCTTGATCACCTTGCTCATGCACAGCATGTGATTAACCATGTGTTTGAAGCGCAGCTTCTGCGCGTTGAAGGCTATGAGGATAAAGGACGCCTTATTGCTTCACAGATGCTCACTGTCTGGCAGGGACAGATAGAAACCGAGATGGCGGTGAACCTGCTTGACAGTCTTGGCTTTTCGAACGCGAAACGCTGTTGCCAGCTTTTGCATGCCTTTCGCCACGGATCGCGCTGCAAGCGCCTGAGCCAGGCGGCACGTCTGCGTCTTGACCGGTTTATGGTGCTTTTACTGCTAAAGCTTACTGGTGTTCCCGCTACTGATACGCTCCTCGTGCTGGTCATTCGCATGCTGGAACAGACGGTAGGGCGCAGTGCGTACCTTGCCTTACTGACAGAAAATCCGCGCGCTCTGGAAGAGCTCCTGCACTGGTTTCAACAAAGTCCCTTTCTGTCCGAGCTTGTCATCAGCCATCCGTTTCTTCTTGAAGTGCTGCTTGAACTGCCTCCGCCATCACGGCCACCCACACGCCGAGCCCTTAAGGATATATTGAAGCAGCTGCTTGCTGAAAGCCGTGACTCTGAACAACTTGAGAATGCGCTGCGTGAATTTCGGTTAAAGCAAACGGTGCTGTGCGCACGGGCCGAACTGTCTGGCGTCTGGCGTGCAGAGAGTGCGGCACGATTTTTATCAGATGTTGCTGAAGTGCTGGTGGGGGAAGTGGTCATAACCGCCTGCGATGCACTCATGCCCCGATATCCCGAAATCAGGAGTCTTTCCAAACGCTTTGCTGTCATTGCGTATGGAAAACTGGGTGCGCGCGAAATGCACTACGGGTCAGATCTTGATCTCGTTTTTTTGCATACGGTAGAGGGAGAGGCGGTCAGTGTCCTGACCCGCCTTGCTCAAAAAATTCTTAATATGCTGACAACCCGGCTGCAGAATGGCCAGCTTTACATGGTAGATACCCGATTAAGACCCTCCGGTGCTTCGGGCCTCCTGTTGAGTACCATGGATGCCTTTCACATTTACCAGTGCGAAAGCGCCTGGGCCTGGGAGCACCAGGCGCTCCTTCGGGCGCGCATGGTGGTGGGCACCTCAAAACTTCGAGGGCGCTGGTATGAAATTAAGACACAAGTGCTGCGGCTGGCGCGCAACGGCGACATGCTGAAGGAGGCCATTCTTTCGATGCGCACCCGCATGCATTCAACCAGTGAAGCTCGGGATGCATTATTGGACATTGAGTTTCTGGTGCAGTTTCTGGTACTTCTGAACGCACGGGGAGACTGGGCACGGGTGACGCGTACCGCGTTACTCTTAACACGCCTTGGTCATGACGGTCTTCTGCCACAGGAAACAGCGCGGTTTTTGCGTGAGGCGCTCTCGCAACTGCATACGTGCCTGCATGCAGAAGTGCTTAAGGGAAAACCCGAGTCAGAGGCGCTGATGACCCCTCTTATGACTCGGGTAAAAGCCGCCTGTGAAGCGGTTTATGCGATCGTTTCACCGAAAAGGTCATAG